A portion of the Paenibacillus hamazuiensis genome contains these proteins:
- the leuS gene encoding leucine--tRNA ligase, whose amino-acid sequence MAQEVKEQTGYNPLVVEPKWQKFWEENKTFKTLDNDALPKFYALDMFPYPSGAGLHVGHPEGYTATDIVSRYKRMRGYNVLHPMGWDAFGLPAEQHALDTGQHPRDITVKNINNFRRQIKSLGFSYDWDREISTTDPEYYKWTQWIFIQLYKKGLAYVDEVPVNWCPALGTVLANEEVIDGKSERGGHPVIRKPMRQWILKITEYAERLLEDLEELDWSESIKDMQRNWIGKSKGAEVQFAIDGHAEQALTVFTTRPDTLFGATYCVLAPEHELVERITTPEQQAAVKDYQEKAARKSDLERTDLAKDKTGVFTGAYAINPVNGAKVPIWIADYVLGGYGTGAIMAVPGHDQRDWEFAKQFDLPIIEVVKGGDVEKEAYAGDGEHVNSGLLNGLNNEQAIARMIEWLEQNGKGKGKVTYRLRDWLFSRQRYWGEPIPILHLEDGTMKTVPEDQLPLLLPDVEEIKPSGTGESPLANVTEWVNTIDPETGMKARRETNTMPQWAGSCWYYLRFIDPKNNAQLCSPELQKKWLPVDLYIGGAEHAVLHLLYARFWHKVLYDLGVVDTKEPFYKLVNQGMILGENNEKMSKSRGNVINPDEIVNQYGADTLRMYEMFMGPLEATKPWNVNGVEGTFRFLNRIWRLFVGENGALSEKISADEQLGSESFKRTWHRTIKKVTEDYEALRFNTAISQLMIFVNEAYKTDRLPKQAMEHFVQMLSPIAPHIAEELWEKLGHSDTVTYEAWPTYDEAWTVDNEVEIVIQVNGKIADRATIAADSDEAAMQELALGLDKVKEAIAGRSVRKVIAVKGKLVNIVVG is encoded by the coding sequence ATGGCACAGGAAGTAAAGGAGCAGACGGGCTACAACCCGCTGGTTGTGGAGCCCAAGTGGCAGAAGTTTTGGGAGGAAAACAAAACGTTCAAAACGCTCGATAACGACGCGCTGCCGAAATTTTACGCGCTTGATATGTTTCCATATCCGTCGGGAGCCGGGCTGCACGTAGGGCACCCGGAAGGGTATACGGCAACCGATATCGTATCCCGCTACAAGCGGATGAGAGGATACAACGTGCTGCACCCGATGGGCTGGGACGCGTTCGGGCTGCCGGCAGAGCAGCATGCGCTCGATACGGGCCAGCACCCGCGAGACATAACGGTGAAAAATATCAATAATTTCCGCCGGCAGATCAAGTCGCTCGGTTTTTCGTACGACTGGGACCGCGAGATCAGCACGACCGATCCGGAGTATTACAAGTGGACCCAATGGATTTTTATCCAGCTGTATAAAAAAGGACTCGCTTACGTCGACGAGGTGCCGGTGAACTGGTGTCCGGCGCTCGGTACGGTGCTGGCGAACGAGGAAGTTATCGACGGCAAAAGCGAGCGCGGCGGCCATCCGGTCATCCGCAAGCCGATGCGCCAGTGGATTTTGAAGATTACCGAATACGCCGAGCGTTTGCTGGAGGATTTGGAAGAGCTTGACTGGTCGGAAAGCATCAAGGACATGCAGCGCAACTGGATCGGCAAGTCGAAGGGCGCGGAGGTGCAGTTTGCGATCGACGGCCATGCGGAGCAGGCTTTGACGGTCTTTACGACCCGTCCCGACACGCTGTTCGGAGCGACCTACTGCGTGCTTGCGCCGGAGCATGAGCTTGTGGAGCGCATCACGACGCCGGAGCAGCAGGCAGCGGTCAAGGACTATCAGGAGAAAGCCGCACGCAAGAGCGACCTGGAGCGGACCGACCTGGCGAAGGATAAAACCGGCGTTTTCACCGGCGCTTACGCGATCAATCCGGTGAACGGGGCTAAGGTGCCGATCTGGATCGCCGATTATGTCCTCGGCGGATACGGTACGGGGGCGATTATGGCGGTGCCGGGCCACGATCAGCGCGACTGGGAGTTCGCGAAGCAGTTCGACCTGCCGATCATCGAAGTCGTCAAGGGCGGCGACGTCGAGAAAGAAGCTTACGCCGGGGACGGCGAGCACGTGAACTCCGGGCTCCTGAACGGACTGAACAACGAACAGGCGATCGCCCGCATGATCGAATGGCTGGAGCAAAACGGTAAAGGCAAGGGCAAAGTGACCTACCGTCTGCGCGACTGGCTGTTCAGCCGCCAGCGCTACTGGGGCGAGCCGATCCCGATTTTGCACCTCGAGGACGGTACGATGAAAACCGTTCCGGAAGACCAGCTGCCGCTGCTTTTGCCGGACGTGGAAGAAATCAAGCCGTCGGGCACAGGCGAATCGCCGCTGGCCAACGTCACCGAGTGGGTCAATACGATCGATCCCGAGACGGGGATGAAGGCGCGCCGCGAGACGAACACGATGCCGCAGTGGGCCGGCAGCTGCTGGTATTACCTGCGGTTTATCGATCCGAAGAACAATGCCCAGCTGTGCTCGCCGGAGCTGCAGAAGAAATGGCTGCCGGTCGATTTGTACATCGGCGGCGCCGAACATGCGGTGCTCCACCTGCTGTATGCCCGCTTCTGGCACAAGGTGCTGTACGATCTGGGCGTGGTGGACACGAAGGAGCCATTCTACAAGCTTGTCAACCAAGGCATGATCCTCGGCGAAAACAACGAGAAAATGAGCAAATCGCGCGGCAACGTCATCAACCCGGATGAAATCGTAAACCAATACGGCGCCGATACGCTGCGCATGTATGAAATGTTTATGGGGCCGCTGGAGGCGACGAAGCCGTGGAACGTGAACGGAGTGGAAGGCACCTTCCGTTTCTTGAACCGGATCTGGAGGCTGTTTGTCGGGGAAAACGGAGCTTTGAGTGAAAAAATAAGCGCTGATGAGCAGCTCGGCAGCGAGTCGTTCAAGCGTACTTGGCACCGCACGATCAAGAAGGTGACCGAGGACTACGAAGCGCTGCGCTTCAACACCGCGATCAGCCAACTGATGATTTTCGTCAACGAAGCTTACAAAACCGACCGCTTGCCGAAGCAGGCGATGGAGCATTTCGTACAGATGCTGTCGCCGATCGCGCCGCATATCGCCGAAGAGCTGTGGGAGAAGCTGGGCCATTCGGACACCGTTACCTACGAAGCTTGGCCGACTTACGATGAGGCATGGACCGTCGATAACGAGGTCGAAATCGTCATCCAGGTGAACGGCAAAATCGCCGATCGCGCCACAATTGCCGCGGACAGCGACGAAGCCGCGATGCAGGAACTGGCTCTCGGTCTTGACAAAGTTAAAGAAGCGATTGCCGGACGTTCGGTGCGCAAGGTCATTGCCGTAAAAGGCAAGCTTGTCAACATCGTCGTCGGCTAA
- a CDS encoding ComEA family DNA-binding protein, whose protein sequence is MVSISAKSVALSMGLLAAAAALIVYPLFTADSELTGWAPLNQEMQAMLEKQEKPGEEPASAPVKKDDSKPSAPGVGTKTPSSSETGKDAAKEDKPSTPAAGKIDINRASSAQLEELPGIGASKAKAIIAYREQSGPFRTPEDVMKVKGIGPKMYENIKDKITVEPASPAP, encoded by the coding sequence TTGGTTAGTATTTCTGCGAAATCGGTTGCCCTCAGCATGGGTTTACTGGCGGCCGCCGCCGCTTTGATCGTCTATCCTCTCTTTACGGCGGACAGCGAACTGACCGGATGGGCTCCGCTGAACCAGGAAATGCAGGCGATGCTGGAAAAACAAGAAAAACCGGGGGAAGAGCCTGCCTCGGCTCCGGTGAAAAAAGACGATTCCAAACCGTCCGCACCAGGGGTGGGCACCAAGACGCCGTCTTCTTCCGAAACCGGGAAAGACGCGGCTAAGGAGGACAAGCCGTCAACGCCTGCAGCCGGAAAAATCGACATCAACCGCGCAAGCAGCGCACAGCTGGAAGAGCTCCCGGGCATCGGAGCGAGCAAAGCGAAAGCGATCATCGCTTACCGCGAGCAGTCCGGGCCGTTTCGGACACCGGAAGACGTGATGAAGGTAAAGGGAATCGGCCCGAAAATGTATGAAAACATCAAGGACAAAATTACGGTGGAGCCCGCATCCCCGGCCCCGTAA
- a CDS encoding class I SAM-dependent DNA methyltransferase: MAYEQFANHYDRLMEDMPYPDWIEFAQRCWSKFGRPQTVVDLGCGTGTISLRLAQLGMSVTGIDLSEEMLAIASQKLEQIRQQGQPFPRGGSVTLLQQDMREWELPEPVDSVISFCDCFNYLLEEEDVEDALRRVYAGLKPGGVFIFDVHTPGQLVAYAESQPFFLNDDDIAYIWTCDFDGGRCEIEHALTIFVQDTTAINCAADDLSTDKFRRIEDVHIQRAYSLDWWKGALRRTGFGEVESYGDFTWTPPNESTQRAFFVAVKR, translated from the coding sequence ATGGCTTACGAACAATTCGCCAATCATTACGATCGGCTGATGGAAGATATGCCGTATCCGGACTGGATCGAGTTTGCCCAGCGGTGCTGGAGCAAATTCGGACGGCCGCAAACGGTGGTCGATCTGGGCTGCGGCACAGGGACGATCTCGCTTCGTCTCGCCCAGCTCGGAATGAGCGTCACCGGCATCGATTTGTCCGAGGAGATGCTGGCCATCGCCTCGCAAAAGCTGGAGCAGATCAGGCAGCAAGGGCAGCCGTTTCCCAGAGGCGGTTCGGTCACTTTGCTGCAGCAGGATATGCGGGAGTGGGAGCTGCCCGAGCCGGTTGATTCGGTCATCTCGTTTTGCGATTGCTTCAACTATTTGCTGGAAGAGGAAGATGTGGAGGACGCGCTGCGGCGGGTTTACGCCGGGCTGAAGCCGGGCGGCGTGTTCATCTTCGATGTGCATACGCCGGGACAACTCGTCGCTTATGCGGAGAGCCAGCCGTTTTTTTTGAACGATGACGACATCGCTTATATTTGGACATGCGACTTTGACGGGGGGCGATGCGAAATCGAGCATGCGCTGACGATTTTCGTGCAGGATACGACGGCGATCAATTGTGCGGCGGACGATTTGTCCACCGACAAGTTTCGGCGCATCGAGGATGTGCATATACAGCGGGCGTATTCGCTTGATTGGTGGAAAGGCGCGCTCCGCCGCACCGGCTTCGGCGAGGTGGAAAGCTACGGCGACTTTACATGGACTCCGCCGAACGAATCGACGCAGCGGGCTTTTTTCGTGGCGGTCAAGCGGTAA
- the comER gene encoding late competence protein ComER has product MKVGFIGTGSMGSILIEAFIQSGALIPEQMLINNRTRSKAERLAAAYSGLRIADSPLNIVQESDIVFLCIKPGEFKPVLDEIASAATASHIFVSITSPVLLRHLETQVPSKIAKIIPSITNFVLSGATLCMYSDRMTAEDKELLENLLSHISAPIRISERHTRISSDLSSCGPAFLAYFLEKFIQAAVEETGMPEEEATALASEMALGTGKLLTTGGFTPSSLKKRVTVPGGITAAGLNMLEEDLHGVFNELVRTTHAKYEEELEKMEAKFLGQKVD; this is encoded by the coding sequence TTGAAAGTAGGGTTCATCGGTACCGGGAGTATGGGAAGTATTCTCATCGAAGCGTTTATTCAATCCGGCGCGCTCATTCCGGAGCAGATGCTGATCAACAACCGCACGCGCAGCAAAGCGGAGCGGCTGGCTGCAGCTTATTCGGGGCTTAGGATCGCCGATTCCCCCTTGAACATCGTGCAGGAAAGCGACATCGTTTTTTTGTGCATCAAACCGGGAGAATTTAAACCGGTGCTGGACGAGATCGCTTCCGCCGCCACGGCTTCCCACATTTTTGTCTCCATTACGAGTCCCGTACTGCTTCGTCATCTCGAGACCCAAGTGCCTTCCAAAATCGCCAAAATCATTCCGAGCATTACCAACTTCGTGTTAAGCGGAGCCACCTTGTGCATGTACAGCGATCGCATGACGGCCGAAGACAAAGAGCTGCTCGAAAACCTGCTGTCGCATATCAGCGCGCCGATTCGCATCTCTGAGCGGCATACGCGGATCAGCTCGGATTTATCCAGCTGCGGTCCGGCTTTTTTGGCCTATTTCCTGGAAAAATTCATTCAAGCCGCAGTGGAGGAAACGGGAATGCCGGAGGAAGAAGCAACGGCCCTCGCCAGCGAGATGGCACTGGGAACCGGCAAACTGCTTACGACCGGCGGGTTTACCCCATCCAGCTTGAAAAAGAGGGTTACCGTCCCCGGAGGGATTACGGCTGCGGGTTTAAACATGTTGGAAGAAGATTTGCACGGCGTGTTTAACGAACTGGTCCGCACCACGCATGCGAAATATGAGGAAGAACTGGAAAAAATGGAAGCTAAGTTTTTAGGGCAAAAGGTAGATTGA